aacagcagaagaagacagacaggaagtaaacactaaagggaacagcagaagaagacaggcaggaagtaaacactaaagggaacagcagaagaagaaagacaggaagaaaacactaaagggaacagtagaagaagacaggcaggaagtaaatactaaagggaacagtagaagaagacagacaggaagtaaacactaaagggaacagaagaagaagacagacagacaggaagtatacACCAAcgggaacagtagaagaagacagacaggaagtaaacactaaagggaacagcagaagaagaaagacaggaagaaaacactaaagggaacagtagaagaagacaggcaggaagtaaatactaaagggaacagtagaagaagacagacaggaagtaaacactaaagggaacagtagaagaagacagacagacaggaagtatacactaacgggaacagtagaagaagacagacaggaagtaaacactaaagggaacagtagaagaagacacacaggaagtaaacactaaagggaacagtagaagaagacaggcaggaagtaaatactaaagggaacagtagaagaagacagacaggaagtaaacactaaagggaacagtagaagaagacacACAGGAAGCAAAGACTAATGGGAACAGTAGGAgaatacagacaggaagtaaacactaacaggaacacagtATGGTCTCTGGCAGTGTTTAAGGACTTCTTAGTTGGAAAATAAACGTGAATAGACTTTGACAGTTACAGAAAACCTTGATACGGTAAGTGCAGCTGTTATTTAAAGTTACGTTGTTGTTGtcccatttcaattaatattgggagtcaaaTATTGcattatttcacttttttaaactatttttctttttgtatttactatttacttgtACTATATTTTTATgttatctgtgttattgtgttgcactgttggagaagcctgtgatctaagattttcatcggcaTGACTAGAAGGTAGCTTTGTTCGTATGacaaaataaagaaccttgaaataGTTTGTATATTTAGTATGTGACCGTgtgataagcgggataatgtacTTACTCCCTGACTTTGAACAAATCTTGCATTTATGAAGAGTATTTTGTGGCCTACAAAgtcaaatgcatcaatctggtgagaGGATACATTCATGAAAAATGTTCTGCTCTAGTAAAAACTGAATTATGAACTAATTGGTTGAATCAATATGAATGGCTGCTATTTCTGATGTTTCTTCAATTTCaatgtctttttttcttttcttattgAAGCAAGGCGAGAAACAACAGGCGGTgtgatatgctgtaaaattgtTAAGACGACTGGCAAACTGACTTGACTTGAAATAATTAAGATCTTCATTACCTGACAGCAACATGGGGTCCTTGTCAACGCTCTTCTTCACGTGGTCCGACTCTCCGGTCAGAGAGCTCTCATCAATCTTCAGATCGTTGCCCTGAATCAGGATGCCGTCAGTCGGCAGGAGGTCACCTGGAACCGCAAAACACACACAGGTGCACTGTAAGAACAGCTCTCCTTCATCACGTCTCTGTGTTACAACATCAAGTCTGTCACATGGGTACAGATGGAGGAAAACAACCAACAATTAAATATTCCACTTTTAAATAGTGATGTTGAGATTTAAATACagatgtgaaataaaaaaattcaATATAACTTCCAGCCGATGATGAGCTGTACTATAGCTGATGCGTTTGGTTCTCtccaacacattctcactcccaactcaatacagatgtcagtattctcagcccctactctccccctAACTGAAAAAAGTCTGAcattatacatttaaaataaagaaggaaaaacaataagtgtggcttgatataaGGTTGATAAACACTgggagaatggatctgcggagagcttttctcaactcgtctattaccaacgttcagggagctctatgcgaGTCAATGGGACGCCCTGATAGTTGGAAACCGACGCTAAAGGGCTCCCCACTGTGTTTGATGGTGACGCCAAGGGAACCTGACATAACGTCACTATTGGacgagttgggagtgagaatgtgttgcTTTAATTTACCTTCTGACTGCTGATGATTCGTTATGCTGTAAACTAAAGAAGAATCAAATCTTCTGCAGCTTTCTAtactcacatttaaaaaaaaaaaacattttctttaaacaTGCCAATGTTCTGCTGAAATGAAGACTCGGAAAATCACTGCtgttcagttttttttttacattttggttATAACTGTGGTTTAAATATTGTACGCCTTCGAGTGTCGATCGACTATGTATGGCTCGTCAATTGATGTACTATAGTAGAGAACACTATTAGCTTTGAACATTTGTAACTTGTACCAAATGTATTTTCTATGTGTAGAAAAGGGCGAAAACAATGCAGCAGAAATGGGCTCAGGGCACGGCAGCACCAACAAGGTCACTTTGGAGAGCCCTTTGGTCATTCTAATTTGTTGTGTTCTTTCTAAGTCTATGTATAGAAATAACCTTTCCTGTGTTTTTTATATGACAAACATCCTTGTACTTAGATTGAAAGGGtcattttgtattttgtaataccaggaacatgtaagcaaaaagCGAAATGAATGAACTCAGACACCCCTGAATAAGATATTCAGCTATTAAGATATTGGTGCAGCTCTAAGATTACACACGATTTAAAGTCTCAGCATTTAGACGAAAAACAACAACTGGAATTATTCTTTGTTTTGTCTTTACACCACTGGCCGATGCATTATGATCTCTCACCATATTTGACTTGTGCGATGTCCCCTACGACGATCTCCGACACCAGGATCTGGAGCATCTGCCCCCCTCGCACCACGGTGAACTTCTGCTCCTGCTCGATGCGGTTCTGAAGGCCTCGAAACTGCTTCTCTTTGCTCCAGTCGTTGAAGGCGGTCACCAGGACCACGCAGACCACCGACAGCAGGATGGCGGCGCCCTCGATCCAGCCGGCCTCCGCCTCGCCGTCCTCGTCCACGCCGCCGGCCGCACTGCCGCAGTCTGAACAGAGACAACGAGAGGCTGGACTTTAGTGTTCCGTGTCGACCTTAGAGTCGTGACCTCTGCTTTTTTAACCATATCTCAAAGGACTCAAAATTGACCTTTGAAGCAAATTGTGAAGCTGTGTGCAAAAAGGAGCACCGGCGTCCTATTTCGCCGTTGACAAAACCATGGTAATCATCGTCGACTCTGTCTTTTTCTTTACTGTCATGGTTTAGTACCCTGTCTTTGAAGAGCAGAAACTCTCCCAGTCAGATCATTAAGTCTTCCAGCAGATTGATTAATGAAACAAatctaaacctggagaccctgagcGGTCTTCCAGCTCTATAATGGACGATGACAGCCACCCTCTGCACTCAGAGTTTAAGCTTCTTCCTTTAGGAGGTTAGTTGTCCCAAATGTAGAACTaaggcagtgcttctcaaagtgtggtccgcggaccactggtggtccgtgagcgccccctagtggtccgtgagtatattggtaacatttctcatttgaaataaataaatacatttacgttttccgcactctcgcgggaatatttCCGCAATGAaatgagcttaagtttcactttctattgcatgataaagctcagggcaacaccttcgtcacacatgttgccacttgtttgtaccattttcaggcgatttataatctgttctagaaaaacgatgtgttttgggatatttgtggagttaggtggtccgcgagtgtttttgtattggttaagtggtccttggtatgaaaaggtTTGAGATACACTGAACTAAGGGGTATAANNNNNNNNNNNNNNNNNNNNNNNNNNNNNNNNNNNNNNNNNNNNNNNNNNNNNNNNNNNNNNNNNNNNNNNNNNNNNNNNNNNNNNNNNNNNNNNNNNNNNNNNNNNNNNNNNNNNNNNNNNNNNNNNNNNNNNNNNNNNNNNNNNNNNNNNNNNNNNNNNNNNNNNNNNNNNNNNNNNNNNNNNNNNNNNNNNNNNNNNNNNNNNNNNNNNNNNNNNNNNNNNNNNNNNNNNNNNNNNNNNNNNNNNNNNNNNNNNNNNNNNNNNNNNNNNNNNNNNNNNNNNNNNNNNNNNNNNNNNNNNNNNNNNNNNNNNNNNNNNNNNNNNNNNNNNNNNNNNNNNNNNNNNNNNNNNNNNNNNNNNNNNNNNNNNNNNNNNNNNNNNNNNNNNNNNNNNNNNNNNNNNNNNNNNNNNNNNNNNNNNNNNNNNNNNNNNNNNNNNNNNNNNNNNNNNNNNNNNNNNNNNNNNNNNNNNNNNNNNNNNNNNNNNNNNNNNNNNNNNAATATCCACTGGGCAAGTTGGCCCGATGGGATCAGCTTACTATtctgggtttgtgtgtgtgtgtgtgtgtgtgtgtgtgtgtgtgtgtgtgtgtgtgtgtgtgtgtgtgtgtgtgtgtgtgtgtgtgtgtgtgtgtgtgtgtgtgtgtgtgtgtgtgtgtgtggggggggatgtgtgtgtgttgccaccCAGTGGTCACTTATAGTCAACTCGCTGCACACACTGGCCACCTTGATATATAAAAGACACACATGTTTTTATCCCAACGGTTAGAACAGATTTGAGGGGGGGGGTCTTGAGATTATTCTCTCAGAAAGACTCTGACAGGAAGTGCTAGTAAACATCAAAGAGAGGGGCAGATATTCATAAATCCAAATTCATAGAAGCAAGTCCTATATTTGATGTATTTCACAAATAATTTCTTTATCTttaagataatgaaaaacaaaagtGCTAGTTGTTTAATTGGGTCACCATGCTGTCCTTTCTCTATTCTTTTCTTTGAAGAATCTGAAAGCCATGTTGTTGTAAAGAAACAAAAGCAAACGGGCACCTCACTTCCGGGAGGTGTGGTCATGGCACGTCACCTGCGTCATCTAAACCCTCAGAACAGCTGATCGTGACGTCACTCGTCAACATGGCGGACTGGAATAGAGGTATTGTTTTTGACACGTCCTCACTTCTAAATATTCAGTCTTTAACCTTCTACAGCAGGACGGGGTTCATGTCACAGATGAATGATGGGGTGTTTAACCTAAAGGACAAGTCAGATCGGAAGTGTGTTTAGTGTCTCGATTTGTATTTCACTTTTACCGGCAAATactgaagctaagctaacaggctAACTAACGTTATCAGCTGTTTGAGACTTAAGCAGTGGTGGAGAGagtaactaaatacatttactcgagtactgtatttaagtacaatgttgaggtacttgtactttaccagagtatttccatgttaggCTACTTTGTACCAGAGGTCGGaggagtactcagatattgtactacagtaaaagtagaagtactcagatattgtacttaagtacacgtagaagtaccagagtgtaggaatactctgttgcaGGTCAAagttctgcattcaaaatgttactcaagtaaaagtacacaagtatTAGCACTTTGTATGATGGTATGTCAGGATTACTACACAGATGTGGAAATGAATGTAACATATTTGTTAGATCTTGAAGTTGTTTTGATCATAAAGTAAAATACTATAACTCCAGATACCGGGTACTACATGTTTTTGTAGATACATTTGGATCTGTACGTCGTAATGCAGGTGTAAGTGATACACTTAGGCATAACACAGTTTAAATTACACTTATTTTTCTTACGGATGTCTCCTGGTTTATTCATAATGTTGTTGCACTAAAACAAAAGGATCAATTTGGAGTTGTTGTTATTTGTAGATTATTATGCTGCTATGATTTTAGGGTGAAAATGTGGCACCTGAACTAAAATGGAGAGTTTTACCTCCCTGAAGTAACGTATCATAAGGATGCTGCAATGGGAAAGTCAAAGTCCTTTTTCTTTCAGTTTAACTTGATGGAAATGTTGTCACACATTATGATTATGTCCTTCGAGCGTACATAGGCACATTTCTTAATTGTGCTCCTCTTGTGTCTGCAGGTCATGACTCTGTGGACGACGTGCTGGACACTGAAAACAAGCGCCTGACTGATAACCTCGCCAGCAAAGTGTCCAGACTGAAATCGGTGAGTCCCCAACAGTTCTTCTCGTTACAGTCAAGTTTCATCGAGTCGTTTGTTGATGCGTTTAAGCGACTCTTGAGTCCCTGTATTCATAGAAAACAACATACATAGAAGTCGACGTGAACATAGTCGACGTTCTCGTCTTAATTCAGAGGCAGATGTTTGCATTTCTGTTCCAGACCCTCCTCTCTTTATATTCCTGCTTTCATTGTTTTAGTAAACGTGTAATATTGAATAGCATAAGTGTCATCATTCAACAGTTCAAGTGTTACTGCAGATACATTCCCATGACAGTATGCACATTAAGAAAAGAGACTGGCCCTCCCGAAGGTTCGctttaattatttacaattggACATTTCCATTTCCCCTTAGAATAGATAAAAGCTGGTGTATGAGTATAAATAATATATCATTATATATTCACACttatttattctataaaaccaGCTATCGTCCGTCTAATAGTTTGAATGCACTTATTCAAGTAGAAGAAATGAGAACAAAATATGTACTGTCAGACTTTGAGGGAAAATGAAAACGTTTCCATAATATAATTTCGATATAACATTTAAGTGGCTTTTGAGCAACTTCCTTATGACATATATTTAGATTGTATGTCCGATCCCCAGTCTGAGGTTTTACACTCACACCTTGCAAAGACCATATAGGTCAATACAAAACGATAGACAATATAAATACGAGTGGTTGAACTGTGTCTTCTGTCCCGTCTCTGGATCTGCCAGCTGGCGTATGACATCGACCGAGAGGCTGAAGATCAGAACGAGTATCTGGACGGCATGGTGAGTCCATCCTGTCTGGAAGGCTGATAAACATGTgggctttgtttgtttgtttgtttgtcatcGAGCTAAAATGGAGTTAAAATAATAGTTGGTTGAATCAAATATAGGACGACATTTACTCCGCCTAAGTTAACCAGAGTCAGAATCGAGTTTATCGCCAGGTACCTTTACACTTACAAGGTTTTTACTTTGGTGTATGGGGGAGCTGACATAAACAACTTAAGAAAAAAAGTTGTAACCTTAatagataaatatatatattttattttatttatatatcccaatgactgttgtgtgtgcttatgcacccaacagcagttcagagtattcggccttcttggagaccctggaaagagtcctgtatggggctcctgaaggggactccttagtcttgctgggagacttcaacgcacatgtgggcaatgatggagacacttggaggggcgtgattgggaggaacggcccccctgatctgaaccggagtggtggtttgttactggacttctgtgctagtcatggattggccataacaaacaccatgttcgaacataaggatgctcataagtgtacgtggtaccagagcaccctaggcagaaggtccatgatcgatttcgttatcgtatcatcggacctgaggccgtatgttttggacactcgggtaaagagaggggcggagttgtcaactgatcaccatctggtggtgagttgggtcgagtggcgggggaagcctctggatagacctggtaagcccaaacgtgtagttcgggtgaactgggaacgtctggaggaggcccaagttcaggaggacttcaactcacacctccggcggagcttttcgggcattcctgtggaggttggggacattgaaccagagtggtcggtgttcaaagcctctattgccgaagccgcgggtggggagctgtggtctcaaggtcttaggtgcctcaaggggcggtaaccctcgaacctcctggtggacaccggtggtcagggaagccgtccgactgaagaaggaggccttcagggatttgttatcccgggggactcccgaagcagttgcaaggtaccgacaggcccgaagggcagcagcctcatccgtggccgaggcaaagcagcgggtgtgggagaagttcggagaagacatggagaaggactttcgggcggcaccaaagttgttctggaaaactgtccgacacctcaggagggggaagcagggaaccatccaagctgtgtacagtaaggatgggacgttgttgacctcaactgatggagtgttgggacgttggaaggaacactttgaggaactcctgaacccgacaactccgccctctatgttagaggcagagctggagtatgacgggggatcaacgccaatctcccggggggaggtcactgaggtcgtcaaacaactccacagtggcaaagccccgggggtggatgagatccgcccggaaatgctgaaggctctgggtgttgagggactgtcatggttgacacgtctcatcaacgttgcgtggaagtcggaaacggtaccgaaggagtggcagaccggggtggtggtcccccttttcaaaaagggggatcagagggtgtgtgccaattacagaggcatcacactactcagcctccccgggaaagtttactccaaggtactcgaaaggagggtcaggccgattgtcgaacctcagattgaggaggaacaatgcggattccgtcctggtcgtggaacgacggatcagctttttactctcgcaaggatcctggagggggcctgggagtacgcttatccggtctacatgtgttttgtagacttggagaaggcgtatgaccgggttcccagggagttactgtgggaggtgctgcgggagtatggggtgagggggtctctactcagggccatccaatctctgtactcccaaagcgagagctgtgtccgggtcctcggcagtaagtcggacccatttccggtgagggttggcctccgccagggctgcgctttgtcaccaatcctgtttgtaatatacatggatcggatttcgaggcgtagtcgtggggggggggggtctgcagttcggtggactaaggattgcaccactgctttttgcagatgatgtggttctgatggcttcatcggtctgcgaccttcagcactcactggatcggttcgcaaccgagtgtgaagcggctgggatgaggatcagcacctccaaatctgaggccatggttctcagcaggaaaccgatggactgtccactccaagtagggaatgagtccttaccccaagtgaaggagttcaagtatctcggggtcttgttctcgagtgagggatcaatggagcgtgagatgggccggagaatcggagcagcgggagcggtattgcagtcgctttaccgcaccgttgtgacgaaaagggagctgagccggaaggcaaagctctctgtctaccgggccattttcgttcctaccctcacctatggtcatgaaggatgggtcatgaccgaaagaacgagatcgcggatacaagcggccgagatgggtttcctccgccgggtggctggtgtctcccttagagataaggtgagaagttcggtcatcagggagggactcggagttgagccgctcctccttcgcgtcgaaagaagccagttgaggtggttcgggcacctagttaggatgccacctgggcgcctccctagggaggtgttccaggcacgtccagctgggaagagaccaaggggtagacctaggaccaggtggagggattatatctcttcgctggcctgggagcgccttgggatcccccagtcagagctggttgatgtcgccagggaaaagaaagtttggggctctctgctggaactgctgcccccgcgacccgaccacggataagcgggagaagatggatggatggatggatatatccCAATACACATTTGTCTAAGAGGGTTTCACAGATCAACAAACATGATTGACAATGTcagaaaaatataataaaattacAAGATGGAATCTAAAATACaagagattaaaaaaaaaaaaaaaaaaaaaaaataaaaataatatggCCCAagaggataataataataatatataatatttttatagcgcctttcaggaaacccaaggtcgctttacaagtcgggtagggggggtgggggggggagatcctgtccagatgatcttagcttccgggatggagtgtggtagcggagaaggtcagacaggtattggggggcgagggcatggagggatttgTAAGTCAGAAGAAGGAGTTTATAGGTTTATAGGATGTTCTGGGGAAGCCTGAAACCTGCCCTAACTATAGGCTCTATCAAAAATAAAGGAAAACGGTAACATTTAAGCCTCAGATTACATTTATTCCAACTCTAACTTCAAGTTGCTATACAACAATGTTCCATCAACAACCAACTAAATGCAGCAATCAATCATGTGTacgtagctacagtgtagttatgacgatgaacaTCTCAGCTCCTCCcacagagcaacacaataacacagataatgGTGCAAgtaatacaatataatataaagaaatagtgcagaatagtctatatataagtaattggaatattgatataagttgcaaacggatgaatgttatggatgttctgtGGGGTGAAACTGTCTtttagtctggtggttttaatcTGACAATAATATATGCTGCATGCTTAATAAGAGTCCTTTCCTTCATCCCTTCCCTTCCTCTTGTCCTCCACCCTTTCAGGACTCGAACTTCCTGAGTGCGACGGGGCTGCTGAGCGGCAGCGTGAAGCGTTTCTCCACCATGGTCCGGTCCGGCAGAGACAACCGGCGCATCCTCTGCTACGTCTCCGGGGGCCTGGTGCTCGCCTTCTTCATCATCTACTACATGATCTCCAGGATCCAGCGCTGACGGGGGAACCCCACCATCAGACAGGAGCTGAGACTGAGAACTCATATCTGAAAATACTTTTTATTCTGCACCAAAGTGAGAaaaagacaaacaggaagtgggCGTTTCTGTTGAATTGCTGGCGGGTGTCAAAATGCTCAGCAGGGGAAACGGGGGTGGTACCGTCTGGTATAAAGATACTGGAGTCAATTAAAAGAAACATGATTGGACTAAAGGTGGCTTTTCAACTGTACCTGAAGTCCTTATATGGGCGCGGTCATGCCATAGACACTGGAAACAATTAAAAGAAACATGATTGGACTGATTGGGGCTTTTAAACGTTAcctttctgccttcctgctgTACTCAGGAAGTCCTTATATGGGCAATGGAATGGTGGAGCCTGAATGCAGCTCTGTGATAGGCTGATGAACCTGTCAATCATGACCAACTTGCCGCGAAGAGTCTCACCTCcagaatacaacaaataattggACGCACGTTTTGGGTTGTAGTGTGTTCAAACTGCACGAGTTCTAATATGTTTacaaaattatataaaaaagtACAGAGAATTGACGACTAAAAACTTAACAAAGCTGCAAAAGAAAATGTGATTTTGGTGGTGAGGCAAAAAAGAAAGGTTATGGGGgaacatttattaaatgtctGGAAAACATTGTGCTTTTCTTGGTGAaggttaaattattattattattatggacGTTGGCATGAATTTCTTGTCGATACAAAACAATGATTTTTAAAGATGTTTTCTATCAAACAGCTGAAAAACATTTCTTGATAATTGATATTTAATAGAATAGAGACACAGCGTCTGGGGAGAACAGGAAGTGACACCGCCATCTTTGTTTTTTGCTGATCTCTAAATCACAAGGCGATGATGTCATGTCTTGAAGGACTGTCAATCAACTGTGatgtaaataaatatgtaaacaaGAGTAGATAGCTCTCGTTAGCATCGTATTCAATGTTATTGATTCTGCAGACTATAAGCAAACACGTACTACATGTAAGAactggaaaaaaaaaagaattcggCAACTATTTTTTTAACTCGTAAGGAACATTAATCCAAAGTGAATATTGTTCAGGTAGGGACTGGCCAAACAACTAAAAACAACAACTTGGACTCTTGGGGAAACTGTGGTGGACAACTTATCCTGTGTTCAATAATGTATATAATTATTAACATTTTCATACATACTGgtctatttttttttaacaaacctTTTAAACATCAATGTTTTCTGTAGCTTTGTGTGTGTTGGCGGTAACGGTTTCCATATTTTcaataatattacattttgggcGATGTTCTGATAAACGTTTATTGGATGTTTTGTCAAATTATACACATTTTGTCTCGAGGAGAGTGGATGTGTTTTCATTCCAGCGGTCTGCACAGACGACATTATTAATACACCTGTAATACATGTGTTTGTATACTTATTGGGTATATTTGGACCTTTGTACCTGCTGTATTTACGTTGTGTGCATATGTGAGAAAGTCTTAAATGAAGAAGGgtttatttctatttttataGTCATAGTTTGACTGAGATTATAAAGATTTTACTTTGATTACCTCGTCATGCTACTTCACACGACTATACATTTCAGAGGGAAACATTGCACATTACAGATAAAGGTAAAACACATGAACTTCTGCACCTAACAATATACATACAAGAACATCTAAAACTGGGGGGTTGGAATGTAAAATCCCAAACATTTCATGGGTCCAGAAACTCAGATGTTTTAGAGGTTGCCTCTCTCATACTATACAGACATTTGGATACATGTGTGAATAGCTTTTACATGTATTAATAAGTAATAACAATGATGAAATGATAAAAGAACAAAAACAGGTTAAATATATATTAGTGTAGAAATCACAAGGGGCATTCTCCGCACACATTTTCCTGATTTTACTTATTTACAGATTGGGTCAAAAACATTATGGGCGTCACTTGGTGGGGACACTTTTTTCCGATTTAAAAAACCACGACTGCATTAAAGGACCCCCTCATACCCATACATATGCTTACCATATATATTTGTTGA
This region of Pseudochaenichthys georgianus chromosome 6, fPseGeo1.2, whole genome shotgun sequence genomic DNA includes:
- the bet1l gene encoding BET1-like protein; its protein translation is MADWNRGHDSVDDVLDTENKRLTDNLASKVSRLKSLAYDIDREAEDQNEYLDGMDSNFLSATGLLSGSVKRFSTMVRSGRDNRRILCYVSGGLVLAFFIIYYMISRIQR